One window of Bacillota bacterium genomic DNA carries:
- a CDS encoding IS256 family transposase, with product MKLYHTNPQNGEIKRVRHGEIRKLPFLPESVEIPLRRVAQHVANGLDELLMRVGIAVLAAMMDAEVTALVGPRGKHLPSEEREYYRHSYESGWVAIAGQKVHVERPRVRSKDPRGEVQLDTYAWAQQDDSISEAVIARILNGVSTRGYAETLEGESLEGYGTSKSRVSARFTRQMQIALQERLSQRLDGQDILALVVDGIKAGDHMVLVALGIDKDGHKHVLGLQEGATENEAAGKALLQDMVSRGLRSDQGLLVVIDGSKALRAAVRAIFAEAAVQRCQVHKKRNVLDHLPESAQDWVGRKIQNAYIEPNYASAKQSLGALADQLEVEYPGAASSLREGLEETLTLQRLGIPGLLRQSLASTNLIESAFSVASSKAHNVKRWRNGRQALQWIGAGLLEAEQHFHRIRGYRLLGMLQAAICREVRIPEAVEASVERDVART from the coding sequence ATGAAATTGTATCACACAAACCCCCAAAATGGGGAGATCAAAAGAGTTCGCCATGGGGAAATTCGTAAGCTGCCGTTTCTCCCGGAGAGCGTTGAGATACCACTACGACGAGTTGCCCAGCATGTCGCCAATGGACTGGATGAACTTCTGATGCGGGTAGGGATTGCAGTCCTGGCAGCCATGATGGATGCAGAGGTTACAGCGTTGGTAGGGCCAAGGGGTAAGCATCTCCCAAGCGAGGAGCGGGAGTATTACCGCCACAGCTATGAATCGGGCTGGGTGGCGATAGCAGGGCAGAAGGTACACGTTGAGCGGCCTCGGGTGCGTTCTAAGGACCCCAGAGGGGAGGTACAGTTGGATACCTATGCCTGGGCTCAGCAGGATGACAGCATATCGGAGGCTGTGATAGCCCGGATTCTGAACGGGGTCTCTACTCGTGGGTATGCTGAGACCTTGGAGGGAGAGTCTCTAGAGGGGTATGGAACGTCCAAGAGCCGTGTCAGTGCCCGTTTCACTCGTCAGATGCAGATAGCGCTTCAAGAGCGGCTCAGCCAACGTTTAGACGGCCAGGACATCTTAGCTTTAGTGGTGGACGGCATCAAGGCTGGGGATCACATGGTTCTAGTAGCCCTTGGGATAGACAAGGATGGCCATAAGCACGTCCTGGGTTTGCAGGAAGGCGCAACCGAGAATGAGGCGGCTGGCAAGGCCTTGCTGCAAGATATGGTCTCCCGAGGTCTACGGAGTGACCAGGGACTCTTAGTTGTTATCGATGGTTCGAAGGCGCTAAGGGCTGCAGTAAGGGCTATATTTGCCGAGGCCGCAGTGCAGCGCTGTCAAGTGCACAAGAAACGTAATGTGCTTGACCACCTACCGGAATCCGCCCAGGACTGGGTAGGTCGTAAGATCCAGAATGCATACATAGAGCCGAACTATGCCAGTGCCAAGCAGTCTCTAGGGGCGCTGGCTGACCAGCTAGAGGTAGAATACCCTGGTGCTGCAAGCAGCCTAAGGGAGGGCTTGGAGGAGACCCTGACGCTGCAGCGGCTTGGGATACCCGGGCTACTCAGGCAGTCTCTGGCCTCCACCAACCTGATCGAGTCGGCATTCTCCGTAGCTTCGTCCAAGGCTCACAACGTCAAGCGCTGGCGGAACGGCCGGCAAGCTTTGCAGTGGATAGGAGCAGGGCTCCTAGAGGCAGAGCAACACTTTCACCGCATTCGTGGGTATAGGCTTCTGGGCATGCTTCAGGCTGCGATTTGTAGGGAGGTGAGGATACCAGAGGCGGTAGAGGCGTCAGTGGAGCGTGACGTCGCCAGAACGTGA